The Danio rerio strain Tuebingen ecotype United States chromosome 20, GRCz12tu, whole genome shotgun sequence genome contains the following window.
ataatttggtaacactttgagTTGCAGTTTACGCTATAACTAGCTTTACCTGCCTGTTATTATTTcgttattagtatttattataacGTGATcttattatatattcatttatcatGGAACATAAAACCATCGTTGCTAGGTTACCTTATTAACAATAAGCAGTTATTTTTGTCTAGTTTTAGTTATGGTTTGGTAATAGGGTGACGTAAAATAAAAGTGTTACCAGTTAAAATGCTATAAAGGCTATattgttagttttatatataaaGATGATCTGTAATAGAGAATTCCGTTATGTAGTCATACTAAATAGATCAGTGATTGTGGCCTATAACATGCAGTTGTTACGTTCATttgttattttgatttattttaacttcgtTTAACTCATATTTGACTTATGGACAGTTAATTTACATTGTAGTTAATTTACATTACTTTTACAGTTACCACACAAAGCTGATTAATACcctaaagggataattcacccaaaattgaaaattatgttactgtttactcacccttcacttgtccaaatctgtttgagtttcctctttctaactaacaaacaaaaagaagTTTTAATAATATGTCAGAGACCGGTTGGCACAGTAATAGTAGactttttgtttttcctactatggatggttactggttttcaacatttttctaaatatcttgttttgttttaaacagaaaataaagtcAAAGATTTGGAGCCACTTGTCTGAgagtaaatgatcatttttgagtaaattaCCCCTtgaacttttaatttaatttaagaatgATTTGGAAATTTTAAGGTTTAAAATTTTAAGGTTTTTATTGCTGGAGGGAAagcattttaacaaataaaagtgtaaaagtaGTAAAAGTTTATGTTTACGGAAAATATTTCAGGtccttatttttaatttgataattttttttccccaaatataaagtagaaatgtttatatatatatatatatatatatatatatatatatatatatatatatatatatatatatatatatatataataaaatgtctgtagtgtCAAAGTCCATGTTGCTGAGTTTAAGTTAAATCTAAATTTAACTGGTACACATTTACTCATATCCAAGAATCCAATTTCTAGTTATATTCCAAATTTGAGGTTATCGCAAAAAGAGTTTGGTTCCTACAGTTGAGTCCAAGTTTGTCTTGTTGAGTCCAAGTTTACTTCCAGTTCATGTGTGAGACGTTTAATAATCTTTTGTTGTGACATTGACTGTACTGTCTGCCAAGTCCAAGAATTGCAACCCTCCATATGTCTAACCAAGATCATTTCCAAATTTGATGTTATAACAAAAATTGAGGTTGGTATGAGAGTTTGATTAGgtgattcaaaaaataaaaaaatatataaaataaaaaacaaatataaaagaataacACAGAAATTCAATGATATATTAAATGTACATTGCATACTGTCAATGCAGAATTCAGAGATCCTGATTATCACCGATTACCATGAATCAGTCTCCAACTATTAACTATTAACCCTTAAATTAAATCTTCCATGTCAATGCTTTGTCTGACTTTAAAATGGCTTCATATTTTTTACATAGCTAATCTAGCATATGGTATTGAAACAAAAATGATACACATAGGCCTTGTTTACAcatattaaagggttagttcaccaaaatataaaaattcttTTTAATTACTCTAAAAAGGTACTAAAAACATCCTCAGAACAGATCATGTGCCTTAAgtgtttcttctcctcagtgtcagtatattgcgcacaaTCAAGACCACTGTGCAGTAACGTGTGCGGTTTTGAGGATGTTGTATAATTTGTAACAAATTAATGGACAAATTGATAACAATAATTTTTActgatttgtttataaaacaaagactgagcagtattattttacatttgattattcaattactgtatacctgaatacatttATACTCTTCTTAAAACATTAAAAGGCTGATtatttaatttgtacatttttatttactaaatttatctatgcttgtagattgtttgttATATGTTATGCACCGCCTatgaatcatcccaatcaatctaaaattatatattttttccaaatagttattcaactcaTCTGGATAAATTTGTATTCATATCACGATATGTAAtcatagattaaaaaaatatcacTATGTTAGATTTTTTCAATGGTTTGTAACAACATGAAGGGGAGTCGTCAAaaacagaattttcctttttgggtgaactaacactttaagaTGTGCTTTGGTCAACCATATTACAAGTTTATGACATTAAATACATGCGCAAATGGGTAAAAAAACATCTACTCTCTGTCATCTGATACAATTCTAAAACATTACAGAATGTGCTGTTGAAGTGCACTAACCTGACAAGATTTAAACTTTGCCATCTCAAAAAACAGACAAAGTTTGGTTTGAAAGGGCAAAGAAAAAGCAGCATAATTTACGAAGAAATTAAACAAGAAATTcacactgactacgtttacatagacgtcagtaatcaaatgatttgccttaatctgattaaggcAATAatgtgattaaggtgtttacatgacctcttttttgaatgttcctttcatgttcctgttttacatgttatagcacataattcgattaatgtcACGCAATCCACATTTCTTCcgaagtttcatgtaattttgtgtgcttcattttttactttttgaagttaactgcagtttggcactttcacttttatttaggaacatttcattcatgccctcgTGACAACCTAAGGtattggatgtgagtatgaaTTAAAAACTAGTGGAAGAGTGTAGATTTTGAATGCAATTTGATCGCTCATGCCGAATGGGAGAAGAAAAAAACCTTCGCATTTTGTGCtgtaggtgtctgtggtcctttactgactcgataggtgcagagtggggatgcaacaattataaatTTTGGAGAAACAATCACGGTGTTACAgttatcacaattattatgcattcattaatttcaaacccCACTAGTATAGAAAATAAGATGAAAACTTttatttacaagtgttatttattgctcctcagtaactaattaatacagcgcaaaataatataaaaaacaaacaatagtaaattactctctttgtgcttaaaaataagttaatgtttttaacatttaaacagaaataattttaCGCTGTAAATGAATGACagaacaataacaataaacaattccaaaatgaatgtctaataattataaaatattattgatgacgaagatgacaataatactaacaataaataacatttcTCATTATCATTCTGCCTTGAATGTGTGAGTTAACTGCTATAAATAGTCctattactttatgaaaaataaatctatgatttgcattaaaaaaaatgaagcattgcagtaagaaatgtttattttgctctattgtttttatatgcatgtcaatttaataaacagaaagaatggacaaaagaaaggaagaaaagtttCGCTTCTGcacctctttaaaagttttgcttTCGGTTTGGTCATTGCAAATGTCTCGTTGTGCTCTGATTTTCATCACTCTGTGTGAAAAAAAGCCAGCGAGTCAGCCGGCCCATATAAGCGGAACAGAGCAGGATTCTCTAGATGACCACCAGTGCAATACTGTTgtcatgagccgcagtttcagtttaaacttggtaaaggcgagcttctttggggatgatgtgtacagtgttaggttttacatttagcggacatttgcgctgaacgcgcagtgaatgcaacgcatcgagattcaggcCATGAAACAGCTGATCCACTCAAAGTTTTTCAGCGCTCTCTCCGAAATCTCTCGGTTGATCTCGGCTGGTGGATTAAAATTCACTACATGATCGATCTTATCAGCGCCATTATTAATAACTCaagtgggtttgcaaacctgtgtacttttcacgtACTGCTTCTTCCTCAAACTTCAGCCACAAAAGCCCCCTGTCATCCCAATGACGTGCACCTGAAAAGCGTGAGCGCATCCCTCCagtggaaataacgaacttgcacgaacttgccttagttaatagcctcagtcatagttaatctagtgtgtgtggttattagtctcagtgacaaactagcgcacagtttagttgcagcagttctGTTCCGTGCAGAAACACGTTGTTGCGAAGcatttacgattaattaaccatgatGAATTAAAGTGCGGTTAATAGTGAAAACGTGTGTATATAATAtcctgtttagttcgattatgaccttaatcagataaaaaataaataaaaaatgcagtttaCATGGTACTATTCATAGAATCAGAGAATTGTCTTAATCgtaataaaaacagattattggtgtccatgtaaacgtgaTCACTGTTCTGTTAGTTTTGCATCTATCACAACATAAAAGAAGTCTGCTGTTGTCAGAAATGTTTTCCATTATCTCCTTTTACATTCGCAAGGAAATTGTGAAAGTGTATTTTGCAATTTTAGATCCAAACATCTGCTGCCAATTGACCCTCCCCTCAAATATATCTGGAAAGTGTTTAAAACTGGACAAAACTGACAGATTAAAACACGAGGACATTTTCTTTAATCTTTGTGATCCAGTTGACTAAAAGAAAGCAGCTAAATTTGTAAACAAGGCTTCAATGTTGGTAAAATCAATTGATGGTGCATGTAATATAATGTTCACTCTTCTTTTTGGCTGCTTTATGTGTAGGATGGTCTGCGATCTCTCTTTTGGATCTGCAAGGATATGAACTGGCTCCAGGGCTGGACTGACTCTGGACTGACTTGGAGCACAAactctcaaacacacatgcacagtgACTCGTGTGCTGTTACAAGGGCTGAAAATGGCGTGCCTGCCAGTGATGATGTAACCACAAGAAACAACAGGTCCTTCCAGCACCGATTGCAGGTTTCGCTGGGGGTCTTGCTTGTGATGGCAGGCCTGGTGTTCTTCGTGACTATGGGCTCTTATACTATTCTCATTGGATTGGCCATAGTGTTTCTGGGCCTCTTGATCCTCATCCGTGCCTTTTGTGTGGTCATCAAGTCTAGTCACGTAGCTGTGCCAGGTCACTTTCTTCTACACCCACGAACGGGAACCCGTTACACCCACCATCAAGCCATTGCGGTGCAAAGGTAAGGCAACTGGTTTGTGTTAGAGAACTGGATTTCTCATGATTTTATAAAGAGCCTCAATTGAGTTGTCATTTTGATATATGTACTTTGGTTATGTGTTGTACTGAATTAAAGGAAGACTacacttttttgaaaataggccAATTTTACAATCCCTTAGTGCAGTGGTCACCAACCCCCAGGTTGTAGATTGGTACCAGTTCTTGGATCAATTGCAGGGTGTCCATGGGttcttaaaaattattaaaagttgataaatcatttataagaaagttaaaaggtattaaaaagtcttaatttcgTATTTGCGAGATCTTAATTTTTGTTCAAGCATTGTCTGAACtctaaaaaagcataaatatatgtattttcctTCTAATATTTAAAACAGTGTGTACGATCCATGCGATTGGTTTGGGCCAAGGCGCGTCTGGCCAAGCTCCTCCATTCGGGTGATGTCACGTAGCTTGCGTCAAACGCAGGAAGGTGATGTCATGCTTTCCACAAGTAGCCACAAGTAAAACCATAGAGTGAAACAGACAGCATAATggaaaaatgtaagtttgcgtactcctggttggtagaaagatgagtttaa
Protein-coding sequences here:
- the si:dkeyp-51f12.3 gene encoding uncharacterized protein LOC107988041 codes for the protein MNWLQGWTDSGLTWSTNSQTHMHSDSCAVTRAENGVPASDDVTTRNNRSFQHRLQVSLGVLLVMAGLVFFVTMGSYTILIGLAIVFLGLLILIRAFCVVIKSSHVAVPGHFLLHPRTGTRYTHHQAIAVQRRLDRIRRATAEDHSTVQMPPASDASPQSQPATPPPWQMEPPPSYETVMKTTIAVNQL